A single region of the Plantactinospora soyae genome encodes:
- a CDS encoding PQQ-dependent sugar dehydrogenase has product MFPQPRRPARLLVAVGTTAASVALAVAVAPSAAHADPIPAADYQQVTLATGSAELGEAMSLAVLPNRSVVHTARNGTVRVTDAAGNTKVAGNIPVYTHDEEGLQGVAADPNFASNRYVYLYYSPTLSTPAGDAPTTGTAADFERWKGHLRLSRFTMNADDTLNLGSERIVLQVPNDRGQCCHVGGDLDFDAAGNLYLTTGDDTNPFESNSYTPIDERTNRNPQFDAQRSSGNTNDLRGKVLRIKPQPDGSYTVPAGNLFAPGTAGTRPEIYAMGFRNPFRMNVDRATGIVYLGDYGPDAGVGDANRGPGGQVEFNRITGPGNYGWPYCTGTNTTAETYNEYTFPSGPSAGKYNCAGGPTNNSFRNTGLTTLPPARASWIKYGDAGSPPEFGGGSESPMGGPVYRYDANLNSGVKFPASMNGRYFAGEYGRRWIKAIAVNSDGSPGEISAFPWTGTQVMDMAFGPDGALYVLDYGTNNNNQALFRIEYIGGGNRSPIAVATANRTSGPSPLTVNFSSAGSSDPEGGALSYLWTFGDGTTSTAANPTKTYTTNGRYTPTLRVTDPTGLSATASLVVTVGNAAPTVTLNLPANGQLFNFGDTIPFQVTVSDPEDGTINCSRVRVAYALGHDSHAHEITSVNGCSGSIAVPLDGEHDVAANIYGVFNASYTDNGGLTSNSSRTLQPKHRQGEHFGSQSGGVQVAEHAAAEGGRTAGFIDNNDWIAYQPYLLANATRFEARVSSGGPGGTIEVRAGSATGTLLGTVAVPNTGSWDTFANVSTALSNQPAASTSLFLVFKGGAGNLFDVDAFTFTTGTAGGPGPGPVISLRAHANGQYVAADNAGAAPLIANRAAIGPWEQFERLDAGGGNIALRARANGLLVTAPNATSPLIANGTSIGTAQTFRLVANSDGSVSLRALVNNQLVSAENGGAAPLIANRASVGLWERFDLIG; this is encoded by the coding sequence ATGTTCCCGCAACCTCGGCGCCCCGCCCGGCTGCTCGTCGCGGTCGGCACGACGGCCGCGAGCGTGGCCCTGGCGGTGGCCGTCGCGCCGTCGGCCGCCCACGCGGACCCGATCCCCGCCGCCGACTACCAGCAGGTCACCCTGGCCACCGGCTCGGCCGAACTCGGCGAGGCGATGTCGCTGGCCGTGCTGCCGAACCGCTCGGTCGTGCACACCGCCCGCAACGGCACGGTCCGGGTGACCGACGCCGCCGGCAACACCAAGGTCGCCGGCAACATCCCGGTCTACACCCACGACGAGGAGGGGTTGCAGGGCGTCGCCGCCGACCCGAACTTCGCCAGCAACCGGTACGTCTACCTCTACTACTCGCCGACGTTGAGCACCCCGGCCGGTGACGCCCCGACCACCGGTACCGCAGCCGACTTCGAGCGGTGGAAGGGGCACCTGCGGCTGTCCCGGTTCACCATGAACGCCGACGACACCCTCAACCTGGGCAGCGAGCGGATCGTCCTCCAGGTGCCGAACGACCGGGGCCAGTGCTGTCACGTCGGCGGCGACCTCGACTTCGACGCGGCCGGCAACCTCTACCTGACCACCGGCGACGACACGAACCCGTTCGAGTCGAACTCGTACACCCCGATCGACGAGCGGACCAACCGGAACCCGCAGTTCGACGCCCAGCGGTCCTCCGGCAACACCAACGACCTGCGGGGCAAGGTGCTGCGGATCAAGCCGCAGCCGGACGGCAGCTACACGGTTCCGGCCGGCAACCTGTTCGCCCCCGGCACCGCCGGAACCCGGCCCGAGATCTACGCCATGGGGTTCCGCAACCCGTTCCGGATGAACGTCGACCGGGCGACCGGCATCGTCTACCTCGGCGACTACGGCCCGGACGCCGGAGTCGGCGACGCCAACCGGGGACCGGGCGGCCAGGTGGAGTTCAACCGGATCACCGGGCCGGGCAACTACGGCTGGCCGTACTGCACCGGGACGAACACCACCGCCGAGACGTACAACGAGTACACGTTCCCGTCCGGCCCTTCGGCGGGCAAGTACAACTGCGCGGGCGGCCCGACCAACAACTCGTTCCGGAACACCGGTCTGACCACGCTGCCGCCGGCCAGGGCGAGCTGGATCAAGTACGGCGACGCGGGCTCGCCTCCAGAGTTCGGCGGCGGCTCCGAGTCCCCGATGGGCGGCCCGGTCTACCGGTACGACGCCAACCTGAACTCCGGCGTCAAGTTCCCGGCCTCGATGAACGGCCGCTACTTCGCCGGCGAGTACGGCCGGCGCTGGATCAAGGCGATCGCGGTCAACTCCGACGGCTCGCCCGGGGAGATCTCCGCGTTCCCGTGGACCGGCACCCAGGTGATGGACATGGCGTTCGGCCCGGACGGCGCCCTCTACGTGCTCGACTACGGCACGAACAACAACAACCAGGCGCTGTTCCGGATCGAGTACATCGGCGGCGGGAACCGCAGCCCGATTGCGGTCGCCACGGCCAACCGCACCTCCGGACCGAGCCCGCTGACCGTGAACTTCTCCTCGGCGGGCAGCTCGGACCCCGAGGGTGGGGCGTTGAGCTACCTGTGGACCTTCGGCGACGGCACCACCTCGACGGCGGCCAACCCGACGAAGACGTACACCACGAACGGGAGGTACACCCCGACGCTGCGGGTCACCGACCCGACCGGGCTGTCGGCGACGGCAAGCCTGGTGGTGACGGTCGGCAACGCCGCGCCGACGGTGACGCTGAACCTGCCGGCCAACGGGCAACTGTTCAACTTCGGTGACACCATCCCGTTCCAGGTCACGGTGAGCGACCCGGAGGACGGCACGATCAACTGCTCCCGGGTACGCGTCGCGTACGCGCTCGGGCACGACAGCCACGCCCACGAGATCACCTCCGTCAACGGGTGCAGCGGCTCCATCGCCGTACCGCTCGACGGTGAACACGACGTGGCGGCGAACATCTACGGGGTCTTCAACGCCTCGTACACCGACAACGGCGGGCTCACCTCGAACAGCAGCCGTACGCTGCAACCGAAGCACCGTCAGGGCGAGCACTTCGGCAGCCAGTCCGGCGGGGTGCAGGTCGCCGAGCACGCTGCGGCCGAGGGTGGCCGGACCGCCGGATTCATCGACAACAACGACTGGATTGCGTACCAGCCGTACCTGCTGGCGAACGCGACCCGGTTCGAGGCCCGGGTCTCCTCGGGCGGCCCCGGCGGCACCATCGAGGTACGGGCCGGCTCGGCCACCGGCACCCTGCTCGGCACCGTCGCCGTACCGAACACCGGTAGCTGGGACACCTTCGCCAACGTCTCCACGGCGCTGAGCAACCAGCCGGCCGCCTCGACCAGCCTGTTCCTGGTGTTCAAGGGCGGTGCCGGCAACCTGTTCGACGTCGACGCCTTCACCTTCACCACCGGTACGGCCGGCGGCCCCGGTCCCGGCCCGGTGATCAGCCTGCGGGCCCACGCCAACGGCCAGTACGTCGCGGCCGACAACGCGGGTGCCGCGCCGCTGATCGCCAACCGGGCCGCGATCGGGCCCTGGGAGCAGTTCGAGCGGCTCGACGCGGGCGGCGGCAACATCGCGCTGCGGGCGAGGGCCAACGGGTTGCTGGTGACCGCGCCCAACGCGACGTCCCCGCTGATCGCCAACGGCACCAGCATCGGGACGGCGCAGACCTTCCGGCTCGTGGCCAACTCCGACGGGAGCGTGAGCCTGCGCGCCCTGGTCAACAACCAGTTGGTGTCGGCGGAGAACGGTGGCGCGGCGCCACTGATCGCCAACCGCGCCTCGGTCGGGCTCTGGGAACGGTTCGACCTGATCGGCTGA
- a CDS encoding ThuA domain-containing protein, with amino-acid sequence MRTRAQTLFVVLAVLLAALGVAPTPASAAPLTNVLVFSKTAGFRHSSIPNGIAAIRQLGAANGFTVTATEDAGAFTTGNLAQYQAVVWLSTTGDVLNATQQTAFQSYVAAGGGYVGVHAAADTEYDWPWYGGLVGAYFSSHPATQQATIRVEDRTNPSTAHLPATWPRTDEWYDYRTNPRPNVRVLANLDESSYSGGSMGGDHPITWCQAYGGGRAWYTGLGHTEATYTDSNFTRMLLGGIQIAAGAVAADCSPRVVEPPAGASNLRARANNRYVSAANATTPLIANQAAIGATTRFDLVDLGGGNVALRFRAGNTYVCAEAAGASPLIANRGAAGGWETFALLRNSDGTVSLRSLANNRYVVAENGGAAALIANRTTVGPWEKFDLVTG; translated from the coding sequence ATGCGTACCCGTGCGCAGACGTTGTTCGTCGTCCTGGCCGTACTGCTGGCCGCCCTGGGCGTCGCCCCGACCCCGGCCTCGGCCGCACCGCTGACCAACGTGCTGGTGTTCAGCAAGACCGCCGGCTTCCGGCACTCGTCCATCCCGAACGGCATCGCCGCGATCCGGCAGCTCGGCGCCGCCAACGGGTTCACGGTGACCGCCACCGAGGACGCCGGGGCGTTCACCACCGGCAACCTCGCCCAGTACCAGGCGGTCGTCTGGCTCTCCACCACCGGTGACGTACTGAACGCCACCCAGCAGACGGCATTCCAGTCGTACGTCGCCGCCGGCGGCGGGTACGTCGGCGTGCACGCCGCCGCCGACACCGAGTACGACTGGCCCTGGTACGGCGGGCTCGTCGGGGCGTACTTCAGCTCGCATCCGGCGACCCAGCAGGCCACCATCCGGGTCGAGGACCGGACGAATCCGTCCACGGCACACCTGCCGGCGACCTGGCCCCGCACCGACGAGTGGTACGACTACCGGACCAACCCCCGGCCCAACGTGCGGGTGCTGGCGAATCTCGACGAGTCGTCGTACAGCGGCGGCAGCATGGGCGGGGACCACCCGATCACCTGGTGTCAGGCGTACGGCGGCGGCCGGGCCTGGTACACCGGGCTCGGGCACACCGAGGCGACGTACACGGATTCGAACTTCACCCGGATGCTGCTCGGCGGGATCCAGATCGCGGCGGGTGCGGTGGCCGCGGACTGCTCGCCCCGGGTGGTCGAGCCGCCGGCCGGCGCCAGCAACCTGCGTGCCCGGGCCAACAACCGGTACGTCAGCGCGGCCAACGCCACCACCCCGCTGATCGCCAACCAGGCCGCGATCGGCGCCACCACCCGGTTCGACCTGGTCGACCTCGGCGGCGGCAACGTGGCACTGCGGTTCCGGGCCGGCAACACGTACGTCTGTGCCGAGGCGGCCGGTGCCTCCCCGCTGATCGCCAACCGGGGCGCGGCCGGCGGCTGGGAGACGTTCGCGCTGCTCCGCAACTCCGATGGCACGGTCAGCCTGCGCTCCCTGGCCAACAACCGGTACGTCGTCGCGGAGAACGGCGGCGCCGCCGCGTTGATCGCCAACCGGACCACGGTCGGCCCCTGGGAGAAGTTCGACCTGGTCACCGGCTGA
- a CDS encoding fascin domain-containing protein, protein MKVKTPISVMLAALLSGSLVAVSPAAPAAAAPTDAAFNSSTGALNVNYANYLSKHDIVYNRPNTNPIHGLTVGNGKTGAMVWNQNGLNMQVSGVDLAQQSTYAAGNVNLFSNPQMDTGYTTFQQRLSLYDGTLTTKYDNNRTVTIMGSPNSEVMGIHVEDSRPGVTSIGLDLSLWDLNSVQNIADVPNLTTWRTASTFADSTGVGISRGQADPNNFGYTLAATVEGAGYTSQVVNGTRVRLNITPTSSYTIWFTAASRINSPGQNSVTQAKNQLASVKSTGYASTLNNYRNWWHNFWAKSFVQYSNSAGDADYLENVYYLATYMIAAGGFGNYPVHFINGVFRATQDNSKWSNGYWYWNQRDVYNSFYASNHTDLMAGFNRLYSRNLGALKSYTTTRYGSDGLWVPETMGWDGNARGTINSDYVNDLYSTGTEAAYNMYLQYRYSNDEAYLRNTAYPHMREAVKFYEDILSRDSAGRYFMANSNAHETYWDVKNAITDLAAVRLLFPLAIQVSTQLGLDAGLRANWQNIVNNLAPYQISNGAYLPHDPPSSPTRNGENVSLELVWPYDLTGIGYPDYQTAVNTFNVRPHPYGNVWANDHVHAARLGLGEQAFQGMRTMLQKYQNYPNGMTNNTNGVFEYLGIHLAAMNESLMQSYNDKIRVFPAVPNDSSFVGKFTLLAKDGFLVSSEREAGEIKYVGLRSQFGKQARVVNPWGTQQIRVRRTSDNAILATSTAGEITFATAANTNYVLERTAKPLTNYSATTLTGTANQGVKTLRNTASTLGLGSSGGGGGNELVNNTMLTYDANWHLTTARGYGDYNDDTHHSTTVNAAASYTFTGTGVEFLSERFSDMGNVDVYLDNVFQANVNLNASGARQAQQVVWRRTGLANGSHTIRIVNKTTSVGMIDALRILTGGTTPSGGSSLRAQANSQYVGAANATTPLIANQASTGGTTQFDVVDLGGGNVALRSRANGMFVCAENAGAAALVANRDSAGAWETFALVRNSDNTVSLRAQVNSQYVVADNGGAAPLIANRPSVGPWEKFELTGG, encoded by the coding sequence ATGAAGGTGAAGACGCCGATCAGCGTCATGCTTGCCGCCCTGCTCAGCGGCAGCCTCGTCGCCGTCAGCCCGGCCGCTCCGGCCGCAGCGGCGCCCACGGACGCAGCGTTCAATTCGAGCACCGGCGCACTGAACGTCAACTACGCCAACTACCTGTCGAAGCATGACATCGTCTACAACCGGCCCAACACCAACCCGATCCACGGACTGACCGTCGGCAACGGGAAGACCGGCGCGATGGTGTGGAACCAGAACGGCCTGAACATGCAGGTCTCCGGGGTGGACCTGGCGCAACAGTCGACGTACGCGGCCGGCAACGTCAACCTGTTCAGCAATCCGCAGATGGACACCGGCTACACCACGTTCCAGCAGCGGTTGTCGCTCTACGACGGCACCCTCACCACGAAGTACGACAACAACCGCACCGTCACCATCATGGGCTCGCCCAACTCCGAGGTGATGGGCATCCACGTCGAGGACTCCCGGCCGGGCGTGACCAGCATCGGGCTCGACCTGAGTCTCTGGGATTTGAACAGCGTCCAGAACATCGCGGACGTACCCAATCTGACGACCTGGCGCACCGCGAGCACCTTCGCGGACTCGACCGGGGTCGGGATCAGCCGGGGGCAGGCCGACCCGAACAACTTCGGCTACACCCTGGCCGCGACCGTCGAGGGCGCCGGCTACACCTCGCAGGTGGTCAACGGCACCCGGGTCCGGCTGAACATCACCCCGACCAGCAGCTACACCATCTGGTTCACCGCCGCGTCCCGGATCAACTCGCCCGGCCAGAACTCGGTCACCCAGGCGAAGAACCAGCTCGCCTCGGTGAAGAGCACCGGGTACGCCAGCACACTGAACAACTACCGCAACTGGTGGCACAACTTCTGGGCCAAGTCGTTCGTGCAGTACTCGAACTCGGCCGGTGACGCTGACTACCTGGAGAACGTCTACTACCTGGCCACCTACATGATCGCGGCCGGCGGCTTCGGTAACTATCCGGTGCACTTCATCAACGGAGTGTTCCGGGCGACCCAGGACAACTCCAAGTGGAGCAACGGCTACTGGTACTGGAATCAGCGGGACGTCTACAACTCGTTCTACGCCTCCAACCACACCGACCTGATGGCCGGGTTCAACCGGCTCTACAGCCGCAATCTTGGTGCGCTGAAGTCGTACACCACCACGCGGTACGGCAGTGACGGGCTCTGGGTACCGGAGACGATGGGCTGGGACGGCAACGCCCGGGGCACCATCAACAGCGACTACGTCAACGATCTGTACTCGACCGGCACCGAGGCCGCGTACAACATGTACCTGCAGTACCGGTACAGCAACGACGAGGCGTACCTGCGGAACACCGCGTACCCGCACATGCGGGAGGCGGTGAAGTTCTACGAGGACATTTTGTCCCGGGACTCCGCTGGCCGGTACTTCATGGCCAACTCGAACGCGCACGAGACGTACTGGGACGTCAAGAACGCCATCACGGACCTGGCGGCGGTCCGGCTGCTCTTTCCGCTGGCCATCCAGGTGAGCACGCAGCTCGGGCTGGACGCCGGCCTGCGGGCCAACTGGCAGAACATCGTGAACAACCTCGCGCCGTACCAGATCTCCAATGGCGCGTACCTGCCGCACGACCCGCCGTCGTCGCCGACCCGTAACGGCGAGAACGTGTCGCTGGAACTGGTCTGGCCGTACGACCTGACCGGCATCGGCTACCCGGACTACCAGACCGCGGTGAACACCTTCAACGTCCGGCCGCACCCGTACGGCAACGTCTGGGCGAACGACCACGTGCACGCCGCCCGGCTCGGCCTCGGCGAGCAGGCGTTCCAGGGCATGCGGACGATGTTGCAGAAGTACCAGAACTACCCGAACGGGATGACCAACAACACCAACGGGGTCTTCGAGTACCTCGGTATCCACCTGGCCGCGATGAACGAGTCGCTGATGCAGTCGTACAACGACAAGATCCGGGTCTTCCCGGCGGTGCCGAACGACTCCAGCTTCGTCGGCAAGTTCACCCTGCTGGCCAAGGACGGCTTCCTGGTCAGCTCGGAACGCGAGGCGGGCGAGATCAAGTACGTCGGCCTGCGCAGCCAGTTCGGCAAGCAGGCCCGGGTGGTCAACCCGTGGGGCACCCAGCAGATCCGGGTCCGGCGTACCTCGGACAACGCCATCCTGGCGACCAGCACGGCGGGCGAGATCACCTTCGCCACCGCGGCGAACACGAACTACGTCCTGGAGCGCACCGCCAAGCCGCTGACCAACTACTCGGCGACCACCCTGACCGGCACCGCCAACCAGGGCGTCAAGACGCTGCGCAACACCGCGTCAACGCTCGGCCTGGGCAGCAGTGGCGGCGGTGGCGGTAACGAGCTGGTCAACAACACCATGCTGACGTACGACGCGAACTGGCACCTCACCACCGCCCGTGGCTACGGCGACTACAACGACGACACGCACCACAGCACCACGGTCAACGCGGCGGCGTCGTACACGTTCACCGGCACCGGCGTGGAGTTCCTGTCGGAGCGGTTCAGCGACATGGGCAACGTCGACGTCTACCTCGACAACGTGTTCCAGGCCAACGTGAACCTGAACGCGTCGGGCGCACGCCAGGCCCAGCAGGTGGTCTGGCGACGTACCGGGCTGGCCAACGGCTCGCACACGATACGGATCGTCAACAAGACCACCTCGGTCGGCATGATCGACGCGTTGCGGATCCTGACCGGCGGCACGACGCCCAGCGGCGGGTCCAGCCTGCGGGCCCAGGCCAACAGCCAGTACGTCGGCGCCGCCAACGCCACCACGCCGCTGATCGCCAATCAGGCCAGCACCGGCGGCACCACCCAGTTCGACGTCGTCGACCTGGGCGGTGGCAACGTCGCGCTGCGGTCCCGGGCGAACGGGATGTTCGTCTGTGCGGAGAACGCCGGAGCTGCCGCACTGGTCGCCAACCGGGACTCGGCCGGGGCGTGGGAGACCTTCGCGCTGGTCCGTAACTCCGACAACACGGTGAGCTTACGGGCCCAGGTGAACAGCCAGTACGTGGTCGCCGACAACGGGGGAGCGGCGCCGCTGATCGCCAACCGCCCCTCGGTCGGCCCCTGGGAGAAGTTCGAACTCACCGGCGGCTGA
- a CDS encoding helix-turn-helix domain-containing protein, whose amino-acid sequence MSASQYLVEELRRTRELIGLTQEAWGERIHFSAKHVGAVERGERPALPDYLGAVDRAFGTAFMQFYRMFVKEELVPVWYRPFVEHEGRASLLRVYHPLLVPGVLQTEAYARAVLTGYRFQPETVDGMLATRLGRQEILHRRPDPCQLVAVVDEGVLHRRVGDAAVMREQLAALVTACDYPNVRVQVVPFDAGAYVGLDGALAIATVDGRSVGYLEGHLTGRVVESPDATMDLEGAWEAIRDYALPSQQSLELITRTAEKWT is encoded by the coding sequence ATGTCTGCGAGTCAATATCTGGTAGAGGAGCTTCGCCGGACGCGGGAGCTTATCGGGCTGACCCAAGAGGCGTGGGGCGAGCGGATCCACTTCTCCGCAAAGCACGTCGGCGCGGTGGAGCGAGGCGAGCGGCCAGCCCTCCCGGACTACCTGGGAGCTGTCGATCGCGCCTTCGGGACCGCCTTCATGCAGTTCTACCGGATGTTCGTGAAGGAGGAACTCGTCCCTGTCTGGTATCGCCCCTTCGTTGAGCACGAGGGCCGTGCCAGCCTGCTCAGGGTCTATCACCCGCTGTTGGTCCCCGGTGTGCTTCAGACCGAGGCGTACGCGAGGGCTGTCCTGACGGGATACCGCTTCCAGCCGGAGACGGTGGACGGCATGCTGGCAACCCGGCTCGGTCGACAGGAGATCCTGCACCGCCGGCCCGACCCATGCCAGTTGGTCGCAGTGGTGGACGAGGGAGTCCTCCACCGCCGGGTGGGAGACGCGGCGGTCATGCGCGAGCAATTGGCAGCCCTGGTGACGGCGTGCGATTACCCCAACGTGCGGGTGCAGGTCGTTCCGTTCGACGCGGGCGCCTACGTAGGACTGGACGGCGCGCTGGCGATCGCGACCGTGGACGGCCGTTCGGTCGGCTACCTGGAAGGGCACCTGACGGGCCGCGTCGTCGAGAGCCCGGACGCCACGATGGACCTTGAGGGCGCTTGGGAGGCCATCCGGGACTACGCTCTACCCAGCCAGCAAAGCCTTGAACTGATCACGAGGACGGCCGAGAAGTGGACCTGA
- a CDS encoding DUF397 domain-containing protein, producing the protein MDLNPAPNWHKSSRSDSGSCVEVADNLPGRVLVRDSKERQGPVLTFSLRHWRGFVNLTKRH; encoded by the coding sequence GTGGACCTGAACCCCGCCCCGAACTGGCACAAGTCGTCGCGCAGCGACAGCGGATCCTGCGTCGAAGTAGCCGACAACCTCCCCGGCCGGGTCCTCGTACGGGACAGCAAGGAGCGGCAGGGACCGGTCCTGACGTTCAGCCTTCGACACTGGCGCGGGTTCGTGAACCTGACCAAGCGTCACTAG
- a CDS encoding pentapeptide repeat-containing protein, translating into MGNRHLALDNVTVDAAFFDEVVEIASRNRKGIRDLSGCSFEGATFLAGCRFGGCSFPRGANFIHASFDSPDFRNASFGDEVDFTGAEFVGTTRFENCTFGNHVKFGNCKFTGPINFGGATIGDGAIFWQSDFSDTAAFGDARFGSLVNWTFANFRSEASFSSARFGDGADFSRTQFHDFANFSAGYFGVAAQFSNVKFNGVTKFRRRIFARGALFSSTAFRGDTSFEQASFEGGDVTFVGADVVCRNFSLEGITFTRAVHITVDARSVSFKSTRFLNGGHVRMNGPSELDIEDASFPQPFMISSEVALGTTVRSVARADLSGLALSEVDLNGCRFVGSHNLDKLQIQATERPFSFMSTTRFGVKRMVIAEELELRKALHPQGLAEGQSGVTDEQVASIYRQLRKGREDRKDEPGAADFYYGEMLMRMRAAHTSRAERVIIGAYWLISGFGLRASRAFVAFLIAVTAGTAIIALCGLSPDSRGAPRYSLLDATLIALKSCLGWQSPSAVNVMGEYISLALRFVGPVLLGLCALAIRGRIKRG; encoded by the coding sequence GTGGGAAATAGGCACCTGGCGCTGGATAATGTCACTGTTGACGCCGCATTTTTTGACGAAGTGGTCGAGATTGCGTCTCGCAACAGGAAAGGAATCCGGGATCTGTCTGGGTGTTCCTTCGAGGGAGCGACATTTTTAGCCGGATGCAGGTTCGGCGGCTGCTCCTTTCCCCGAGGAGCAAACTTCATTCATGCGAGCTTCGATAGCCCTGACTTCCGGAACGCCTCCTTCGGCGACGAGGTTGATTTCACGGGCGCCGAATTCGTCGGCACGACTCGTTTCGAGAACTGTACGTTCGGTAACCACGTGAAGTTCGGCAATTGCAAGTTTACGGGCCCCATCAACTTCGGTGGAGCGACAATTGGTGATGGGGCAATCTTTTGGCAGTCCGATTTCAGTGATACGGCAGCATTTGGAGACGCGCGATTCGGCTCTCTGGTAAATTGGACCTTCGCCAATTTTCGTAGCGAGGCCTCATTCTCTTCCGCGCGGTTCGGCGATGGTGCGGACTTCTCGCGCACGCAATTCCATGACTTCGCCAACTTCTCCGCTGGCTATTTTGGCGTCGCCGCACAGTTCTCGAACGTCAAGTTCAATGGCGTCACGAAGTTCCGACGCCGAATCTTCGCCCGAGGAGCGTTATTCAGCTCGACTGCGTTCAGAGGTGATACGTCTTTCGAGCAGGCGAGCTTCGAGGGTGGTGATGTGACCTTTGTCGGCGCCGACGTCGTTTGCCGAAATTTCTCCTTGGAGGGCATCACGTTCACGCGTGCTGTTCATATTACGGTTGATGCGCGGAGCGTTTCGTTCAAAAGCACGAGGTTTCTCAATGGCGGGCACGTGCGCATGAATGGTCCTTCGGAGCTGGATATCGAAGACGCCAGCTTCCCGCAACCATTCATGATCTCCTCTGAGGTGGCGCTTGGCACGACCGTTCGTTCAGTAGCACGGGCCGACCTTTCTGGTCTCGCCTTGTCGGAAGTCGACCTGAATGGCTGCAGGTTTGTCGGCTCGCACAATCTCGACAAGCTTCAGATTCAGGCAACCGAGCGGCCCTTCAGCTTCATGAGCACCACGCGTTTCGGTGTCAAACGAATGGTAATTGCAGAGGAGTTGGAACTTCGGAAGGCGCTTCACCCGCAGGGTTTGGCCGAAGGGCAGAGCGGTGTCACGGACGAGCAGGTTGCGTCAATATACAGACAATTGAGGAAGGGGAGGGAGGATCGCAAGGATGAGCCGGGAGCGGCAGATTTCTATTATGGAGAAATGCTGATGAGAATGCGTGCAGCCCATACGTCGAGAGCTGAGCGTGTGATTATCGGCGCCTACTGGTTGATCTCCGGGTTCGGACTGCGTGCAAGCCGCGCCTTCGTCGCTTTCCTGATCGCAGTAACGGCCGGGACTGCTATCATTGCACTCTGTGGCCTGAGTCCAGATTCCCGGGGAGCCCCCCGATATTCGCTCCTGGACGCGACGCTAATAGCGCTGAAGAGTTGTTTGGGATGGCAGTCGCCATCCGCAGTCAATGTGATGGGTGAGTACATCTCTCTCGCATTGCGGTTCGTAGGTCCAGTGCTTTTAGGACTCTGTGCCCTGGCGATAAGGGGCCGCATCAAGCGGGGCTGA
- a CDS encoding YncE family protein, whose protein sequence is MRRFPLRAIAGSAVAAMVIAATGAPAQANDDRLPLPSYGDIVVDDVHDRVFVSGGPTTNGIVVTDFSGRVKKSITGQPGATGLALSADSTTLYAALASGDAISAIDTTTYAETARYPVGSQTCPTHLARTGTTIWFGYGCESDWSGKIGALDTAATPPAITLDRQGEAIFQRAPLLGAVSADAGPLVAGQLSLSLSTVRVFSVAGVELAEGATGDVVGSSLADLALSPDGATLFTASGSRDHAEAFAPADLARRGAYATGFRPNSVTASPDSRYLAVGRNTSGREDVLVYEVGGILPEKKVDLDSGEVVATRGLAWSGDLKYLFVVTQQATSSVPALEVVSRPTD, encoded by the coding sequence ATGCGGAGATTCCCCCTCAGGGCCATAGCGGGGTCGGCGGTCGCGGCAATGGTGATAGCCGCAACCGGTGCACCGGCCCAGGCGAACGACGACCGGCTGCCGCTGCCGAGCTACGGGGACATCGTGGTGGACGACGTCCACGACCGGGTGTTCGTCAGCGGCGGCCCGACCACCAACGGCATCGTGGTGACCGACTTCTCCGGGCGGGTGAAGAAGAGCATCACCGGCCAGCCCGGGGCGACCGGCCTGGCGCTCAGCGCCGACAGCACCACGCTCTACGCCGCGCTGGCCAGCGGCGACGCCATCTCGGCGATCGACACCACGACGTACGCCGAGACGGCCCGGTACCCGGTCGGCTCGCAGACCTGCCCGACGCACCTGGCCCGGACCGGCACCACGATCTGGTTCGGGTACGGCTGCGAGAGCGACTGGTCCGGAAAGATCGGCGCACTGGACACCGCCGCGACCCCGCCGGCCATCACGCTCGACCGGCAGGGCGAGGCGATCTTCCAGCGGGCCCCGTTGCTCGGTGCGGTGAGCGCCGACGCCGGACCGCTGGTCGCCGGGCAGCTCTCGCTCAGCCTGTCGACGGTGCGGGTCTTCTCGGTGGCCGGCGTCGAGCTGGCCGAGGGTGCGACGGGCGACGTGGTCGGCAGCAGCCTCGCCGACCTCGCGTTGAGCCCGGACGGGGCGACGCTGTTCACCGCCTCCGGGTCGCGGGACCACGCCGAGGCGTTCGCTCCGGCCGACCTCGCCCGCCGTGGGGCGTACGCCACCGGGTTCCGGCCCAACTCGGTGACCGCCTCACCGGACAGCCGTTACCTGGCCGTCGGCCGCAACACCAGCGGCCGGGAGGACGTCCTGGTCTACGAGGTGGGCGGCATCCTGCCGGAGAAGAAGGTCGACCTGGACAGCGGCGAGGTGGTGGCCACCCGGGGCCTGGCCTGGTCCGGCGACCTGAAATACCTGTTCGTGGTGACCCAGCAGGCGACCAGTAGCGTCCCGGCGCTGGAGGTGGTCTCCCGACCGACCGACTGA